Genomic DNA from Pungitius pungitius chromosome 12, fPunPun2.1, whole genome shotgun sequence:
TCAAACGTAATGTGTAGTAATACAATATATGTATTactattagggccgggactttagcgcgttaattacgattaattaattacaatgtgaattaagatgaattaattacacaaaaaataacacattttttacttattttttgcaccgcggaacgtttctcactggatgagtttcggaggaccgattatactggagcaccaactagcgttcatgacttcagacaacaacaagtcccggccctaattactATTATTGAttacattattaaaaataataacaatcaaaatattttattcatcgtTTGAAATTGTAAGGCAATAGAGAGAGGTTTCTCCTCCTGGTCGACTTCCACAGCTGGGATGGGAAGTGCACGTGATTAAAGCAACAACAAATCGATGAATGGATGTGAAGCAattcaaaaaatgtttcaaagaaTTCCATTGGTCCGGCTAACGTcaaggggcggggcttgttgACATGACGGTCTGACAGCGTCTGAACCCTGGGCTGAACCTTGGATCACACGGAGGTTGTGACTCGTTGGCGTTTGACGTTGCTGAATACCGTCACCGACAGAGGACGAGGAACGACAGGTGAGTGCAGGTGTGTGAGAGACTCAGAGGGACACGACTGTACGTCTCACCGTGACACGCTCACCTCCGACGGCATAAAACTCGCGACATAATTAGCCCGGAAGCTAACGCCTGTTAGCCTGTGGCAGTGTGAGCTGTGGCTGAGAGGGGACGTAGGTTTAATGTCATTTAATCAATCTGCCGTTGTCACCACGTGCAAATGAGGCCAGCGATGGGTGTGGAGATGTGAATGTCGTTGTCAGTGGGTTCCGAGACGTGTTTTTCCCCGCGCTGCCTTATCTCGTTCTGGGGACTTATCAGGTTTGCAAGTGTGGAGCAGGACGCAGTTATCTCCGTGGCCCCGGTGGGGTGCGCGCGTGATCCTGTCATATAACTACTATTTACTTAATGAAGTTTAAGAAGTCCGCAACAGTAAATGTAAACGCCCAAATAAATAAGTTTTCTGTTAAGGGAGTTTTTTCATATAAGTTTAACTCTgacgttgacctctgaccctcaaGCACGTGTGACCTCACTGGGAACTTTTTGCCTAACAGAAGgcgtatatattttttcacttaTTTGTACTAGTACAGTACTGAGATCTGTGGTATCCcaatgaggtggggggggtgtaggcTCAATGTGTATTTATCATGTGTATTTTGCAGAGTgacaccatggcaacagagggCGAGCCCGCGGACTTGGTCAAAGTGCTTCACCTTCTGGTGCTCTCTTTCTCCTGGGGTATGCAGGTCTGGGTCTCCTTCATAGCaggtgaggcccccccccccccgaagagatGGGCCTCTCACAAGGCTTTTTCAACCTGATCACTTCAGAGTTATCAACACACTGTATGATCATTTATGGGCATGAGCTCAATCATTTGCCCgtttttataaaacacattgttttgttgtatgatatttaagtttaaaaaaaataaaattatttgatCAATATATCTTTGCCATAGAATAGTCATAAAACAGCAACATTATGACTCTTCGCCACTTTCTCCGGTAAAATGTATGGATCCAACAGAAGTAGTCATGGCGACAGGCTTTCACAGGGCACTTTGGTTCCTGACTGGGATCTCCATGCGTGTGCTGCAGGTTTTGCGTTGGTGCGGCAGGTCAGTCGGCACACCTTTGGCCTGGTGCAGAGCAAGCTCTTCCCTGTGTACTTCTCCTGTCTGCTGGGTGGCAACGTCGTCAGCCTGGCCGTGTACGCCATGTACCACCCCAAGGTCCTGCTGGTCTGGCAGGAAAGTGTGCAGGTCAGACATCACAGGCGCACACAAGTCTCTAGCTACTTCCTTGAATCACGTAGGCATGCAAATTGTCGGCGTCTTCCTGTTTCGCAGATGCTGCTGTACTTCGTGGCGCTGCTCGCGGCTGGCTTGAACGCCAGGTGGTTGGGCCCGGCGGCCACCGCGGTGATGTTCCAGAtgagggaggtggagaaggagcatGGCCTGGGGGAGCAGATCGGCCTGGGCagccagaaggaggagtacgcTAAGCTCAGGGAGCAGGACCCCAAGTACAGGGCGTGCAAGGGCACGTTCGCCCGCTACCACGGCCTGTCCAGCCTCTGCAACCTGATCGGGTTCATCTGCACCACGGCTAACCTGATCTACACAGCTTTGAATTTATCCACCATTTAGAGAGGGGTGTGTGTACCCAATGTCAATCGGAGACTTTGCTGTCTCACATTTCATGtattttgatgctttttttaccatttggttttattgcttgtcatgataataatataacaaaTGTTATCCCAAAAAAAGAAGCCCCTTCAAATGTGTACACGGCGCGTCAGGAATTGTGctggaccagcagggggcgatgtTTGGAAGCAGGTGCTTTCATTAGCTGAGCTCAGCATAGAAGTGCAGTAGCAGTTCACAAACTTTTTGTGAGCCCCCCTATGATAGTGTAGAAACACGATACCGCCCCAAACTCGTTTAATAATTGTATTtggtgcctttttttattttattttgttgtgtgtgtgtgtgtgtgttggtgatgAAGTTGGTGCGCCCCCCACTTTGGGCACCACTAAATTagagccttttttatttgtaaaagtgTGTATCCATATATTTTGATGACCATAAATGTTAATTTTATCACCTTGTGTGTTTGGGATATTATTGTGCCATTGATTTAGTTGCACCCTGTACGACATGTTGGTCTTGTCGGGGTCGTTCTGCTCTGAAACCAAgcattcaaaaaacaaaaccttgatGAGAGAACCCGGAGACAAGCAGACCGCGTCGGGATTTGAAATAGGAAAGGTTTTAATTCAATTACCGGTGACGCACAGCAGGTCTGTGGGAGGCCCAGCCTTGAATGCGGAGTAGGTGCTCTGCTGGCCAGCTGCAGGCTGAGAGAGCCGCTGTTCTCTTTGCAACATCATCAGCACTGATGGCTTATATGCAGGCCTTTCAATGTAAGAGCCCGGCACTAAAAGCAAAATGTTCATTCATCCAGGCATCTGCGACTAATAACCATTTagtgtgatttattttccttccGTCCTGCTTTATAAAGAGAACATGAGGAACACACATAATTACCCCTGAGGgcagtttgtttcactttgcTGACATTGTGCAACAGCTTATTGTCCTTTTTGTAGAATGTACAAGGAAGTTTCTGTCACAAATAGATGTTTTGAAACGCTTTAACAACAAGTCCCCGACGCCAGTGGCATCAGGAAATAAAGTCAACGCTGTTTAACCAAAGAACAAGTTTATCCACTCATACCTTCAAGGCATGACCTGGGGGAGGTAAAGTGAAAAGGCTTGAGACGTTGCAGCGCTGCAGAACTCTCAAGGTATCTGTGCCGTATGGCCATATGGAGGTTCTGCCGTAACAGTGCGAGAACATGCACGCTGTTAAAGAATTCCCTGCACTGCGCCTGTGAGCAAAGTAAAACATGAGGAAACGGGGAAACAAAAGGAAGTGTTGAGGACTCGTTCCTCCGTCATTCCTGACCCTCAAGAGGAAATGAGTAGGTGTGTGAGAAAGCGACCGTTTCACAGAGTGAAACGTCTGGAAGCCCAGTAAGCGGCCCTGCAGCGCTGCGGCTTGTTCAATTAATTATGAGTCAGGGAGCCCGAAGCAGCTTTTATTCAATTAGTCTCTAATGTGGAAATGTAGACCTCATTTGCATTAGTTTGATCTCTGTGGTGGATGTGTACCTAAGCAGCATGAAAAAACACTCAAGTCCTGATGctaaatgcaatttatttcaaGACGAGGCTGCTCAGTTTGATACAAACAAtaactggacacacacacacacatacataattTGATCAAATGAAACCACAACTAATGACCACACATTGAGCTTTGGTAACTGGAGAACCAGGACCGTAAGGAAGGGAGGGGGTTGTATTGCGTTTTTATCACACATGGCATGTTTCCTAAAACCACCCTAGTGAGATGTAcaataaacaatacaaataagTATTTTTGGATTATGTTCCTATTCCTAATACTACATGTTTGTGTTCTTAACCTCACGGAGAGGATGGAGCAATATACATAAGGTGGTATAATAGGTCATTATTACTTGAATGGCATGGTTGCTAGCCATGCTGTCCTGGCTCTCTGGAGGGCGCGCGTCACCGTGGTGCGCGCGCCCTGGGTGTCCAGCCCTCTCTCCTCGCGCTGTGGACGCGGCCCCTTCAGCTCTTCTGCGTGTCCGTGTCACATTCAGTCACAGCGTCACCCACGCCACAGAGACCCCGGGAGTGGCTCCGAACCTCGAGAGAAGACACGAGCAGAAAAGTATCCCGTGGGAAAAGGGGGACATTTAAAGGCGCTAGGTTCACTTTAGGCAAGCTAACGTGACTCCACCCGGCATCTCACCGCCCCGCCGGACGGAAGACATCCGCGTACCGCTGCCCCGGGAGTCGAGTGGGACGTTTGCTTTTCCCTCCCCAGCAACGTAAGTTAGTTTGAAGTTTTCGAGTTTCTTCTGTCCTGCCCCGCACTGCCTTCGTGCCCGGGTGGTCATGCGTTATTTTAACAACAGGTGGATGTTCGCGGAGTGATACCAAACGTATGCTTCTAGCTggatcctttttttattcgtcACACCGCTGCTGCATGAAGTTGTTAAAGTTCACGTCTGTCGTAAAAATGAAGATGATATCCTTTACCTCcgatcaagggggggggggggggggttcaatctTCCCAAACAATGCCGGAACTGACGTGACAGCTGCCCCACTTATTTCCTACGTGTGGTCGAAGTGAGCCAGATGGCTCCTACAAACAGACCCCTTCATCGGGCCTTTCGACACCTTCCAATCAAacgaaaagaaaacacagtctTTTATCTGCTAATTGATCTGGTTTCATCTTTTGCTGGCTGTATGAGTCTTTTTATTGACCTGCAGACATgctgagctggggggggggcacgtgacTGGGGTCACCTCAGGCTTAAAACTGAGCTAAAATCGGTAGATGCAATGGGATCTTTCAGCATCCCTCCCTGGGGGGCCTTTATGTGCCACTGCATCATGCGATGACACTAGGAAGATGTGATACTTATGATCAGAGCACTTTACGAAGCACCTTTCAGTATAAAAGGGATAATgtttacggggggggggatgtaccTTCCCGGTAAAGTCGAATTGTGAAAGGGGATTGTGTCATTGTTCATTTCAACATGCGCCGGCTTGAACTGGCTGTGTGGAAAGTGAGCCCGCAGATACAGATCAATCCTGATACAAATCCAACAACAGTGATTTGGGATGACTTAAATATTGAATGAATTCCACGGTTTAGGgttttatttcttctgtttCAGCCATCagttcttttgtttccttttctagGGGAGCAAACACAGCCGCATACAAGAGCAAACAATCAGTATACAATTGAGGAATATGGACTCGTCCCCTCATAACCTGGCAATTACTGTGAGAGCAAACATTGACACAGTACGTCTCAGTAGAGatgagcctccccccccccccccccccccttcctctctttctttccgaAGCCATCGATAGTGTGATGGATATGTCCATCCCACTCTGGGGACCTCCTCTGGCCAGTTAACATCCCAGTGAACTGGCTGCTTTGACCGCTAATGGGTCTTGGCTGGCAGCTGGGTCCCTTGTCCGGTTTCCACGGAGACGggtctccccccacacacacacagagagagagagagagcgttggAGGCAGGGCTGATCTGAACCGATTGATCTCTCCCTGTTTAGCCGACTGACATCCGAAGGTTTGGTCATCTGACAACGCCCCCTCCAGGAGAGATTAGGCCAAAATGCTGAGAATAAAGCAGATGGCACGGCGTCCTCTAACTTCCAAAAGCGTTCTACACTTTATCTCACCGTCTTTTACGTTTGTAAAGATGTTTAATGACACTTCAGAGGTCACATGGACCTGGCTAGGCTTAGAGTCGCATTGTTTAATGTGACAGTGCTGCTTTGAAGATGCCCAGTGGACTTTTCAGTCTGTTTGACTGAGCCGATGTTCTCATCAGGTGATCAGCCTccttcttgtccccccccccctccctcctccttctagATGGCATCCAATGACTCGCGGCTCCAGCAGCCGCCGTCCCAGAAGGACGCGGCCGACCAGAACTTTGACTACATGTTCAAGCTGCTGATCATCGGCAACAGCAGCGTGGGGAAAACGTCCTTCCTGTTCCGCTACGCCGACGACTCCTTCACCTCCGCCTTCGTCAGCACCGTGGGCATCGACTTCAAGGTCAAGACCGTCTTCCGCAACGACAAGAGGATCAAGTTACAGATCTGGGTGAGTGGATTGAAAGATaagatactgtgtgtgtgtgtgtgtgtgtgtggttttacaAATGTAGTTTGATTACGTTTTATGGTATTCACCGCGAGCAGGTTGCCGTTGGCGATGTTCAGCGCCATGACGATGCCCCTGCAGCCGTAAAGTAAAACCTATTGGATAGAGTTACTTTCCTGGTGGATTATTGACAGTCCAGTAACTTGGAGCgactatactgtatatatgtaatTCAAACAAGTTTCCATGagagaaaatgtcagaaaatatttGCAAATAAGCAAGTCATGTGAAAGAAGCGTCTGTTGCATCTCTACCTAATAAGGCGTATTGATCGTAACGTGCTCTGCGCCCTCTATCCAACACACCTGAGCCCGTCGCATTTTAACCTGTCCAGTCTCTTCAAAACGGCATCGCCTCGGATGTGAATGGAGGGAAACGGGACCGGGAGGCCAGGAGGATGAGAGTGATCCTTGTCTCTTTGGTGCTGGCTGGGAGGCAGACGGCTGCAGGGCGAGGTTCAGGAGCATGAAGTGTGACCCGTAGTTCTACTTTCGAGgctcagagagaaggagaaaccgTCTCACCGCAGATCTGCaggttattttgcatttttcaaCATCTGTAATATGATTCCTTTGGCAACTTCAAGGAAACGGaaacaaactatttaaaataaatacagaaaccTTTTGGAGTCTACTAAGCTTACGCCAAGGTTTCCCAACAAAGACACAAGGAATTTGGTTTtactttattgtaatttaaaAGTTTGAGAAAAAGCCTTGTGGAGCGCTAGATACCAAGATGGTGGCGCTCATAACGTTTTTCAGGTGTCGATTCAGCCATTTTTTAGGCTAAACTTGAAACCTGTTTCTGCAGTTTTTGTTGGCCACATCAGTGGTTCCTCTTTGctcgttgctttttttttcattttttgtttactGAACACGTGTCGTCATGCAAATTAGTCAAGGCCACATTGCACAATTTGTGGCTTTCTCAAGCAGCAGTTAATGTAGAAATGAACTCTACACACGTTAGGGCCTTTACGACACAAACATGCCAAACACACGCCATgtctagggcttttattgtgaaaggggagaagagaaggacTGGTCACAAGATTTAGCAATTATTTTCAAACGGTTATAAAGTACGGTGATTCATGTTGATGAATACTAAGAGACGGTGACcatcattatgtttttatgtaacaatataataaaaggaaattaaattaacagtaaatataaataaaatgcttgcTCATAATAACAAGTACAGGTGAAGAAATAGATCGATAAGCTAGGCATATGAttctaaaaaacatttaacatgcaTAACATCCCCTAACcgttataatgtaataaatatagaTGAATAAACAGTCATAGGGAAGATAGTTAATTAAAGTGTATACCGCTTAACAAACTAGCATCTACATCCCTGCACAGAGGAAACGGTGCCATTGAATGGGTTTTAATGATGTTGCAGGCGAGTGAATAG
This window encodes:
- the tmem205 gene encoding transmembrane protein 205, with the protein product MATEGEPADLVKVLHLLVLSFSWGMQVWVSFIAGFALVRQVSRHTFGLVQSKLFPVYFSCLLGGNVVSLAVYAMYHPKVLLVWQESVQMLLYFVALLAAGLNARWLGPAATAVMFQMREVEKEHGLGEQIGLGSQKEEYAKLREQDPKYRACKGTFARYHGLSSLCNLIGFICTTANLIYTALNLSTI